Within Cnuibacter physcomitrellae, the genomic segment CCGTTCATCTCGTGCGCGAAACGCACGATCACCGGTACACCTGCGTCGGTCTCCTCCTGCAGCAGCGACACCACGTCGGCGATGACGTCGTCCGTGACCGCCGCCAGCCCGGCCTGCGGCTCCAGGGTCAGCAGATGCGCCGCCCCCACCTGAGCGGCCTGATCCGCCGCCTGCGTCACCCACTCGCGCTCCTGTGCCGTCCAGGGGATCGGCGAGAACGACACCACATCGGCGGGCGGGGCGCCGAGCAGGTCCGCGTACTCGCCGACCGACTGAGACCCCCAGTCGAGGTTGACCCCGAAGTGGATGCCGTCCCCCGCTGTGAGCTGCTGCAGAGCGCAGGCCGCGTCGGGATGAGCGGCTGTCGGCGTGGCGGCCCCCTCCGATCCCGTCGGGTCGCTGCTCGAGCACGCCGTCAACCCGACGACGAGCGCAAGGGCAAGTGTCTCCGCCATGCCACGCACCACCCGCGCCGTGCATCCACCATCCCACCCTTCCGCGCGGTGTCCCATGCCCCAGCCATGAGCCGCGATCGGCCCCAGCGCGGTGCGAGCGCCCCGGTCACTGGAGCAGACGGCGCAGGAGGCGTGGGTCGCCTCCCCGACGGGAGACGACCCACGGTGGCCTCACTGCGCGGGCTGGAGATCGGTGACCGTGTAGGCGCCGTCGAGCGCTCCGGTGCTGTCGTGGTAGCCGGTCTCGAGCGTGCCCACGTCGGGCAGGTCCACCGACAGGCTGTACGGGGTGGTGCCGGGCGCGGTCGGCGGAATGGTCCAGGCGATCTCCCCGGTCGCGGACTGCCCGGGGTCGAGCCGGATCATCTGCTCCGGTCCGTTCTTGCCGAAGTAGTTGTCCCCCGTCGTCGTCGAGGTGGCCGCTCCGTCCGTCTGCGTCACCGCCGTGGGCGCGCCATGCACGAGACAGGCCTGGTCGGAGGTGTTCGTCACCTCGTAGGTGAGCTCACGGTGACTCATCCCCGCCTGCTGACCGACGATCGAGACCGTCAGCTGCGAAGCCTCACACGCCGGCAGCGTGCCCGCGTTGGCCACGCCCGCGCCGATGCCGACGGCCGCCACCAGCATCGCGGCGCCGGCGGCGCCGATGATCCCACTGCGGACGGGGTGCGCCTTGATCGAGAACATGTTCCGTTCCTTTCTGTCATTCGCGTCAACTGTTTATTGATGCGATAACTTTCTACGCTCCTGTGGCTCGGCCGGAAAGTGCTGACGGCGCAGTCTCAGCAAGCTTTATGTATGGCATTGATAACCATTTGCATCTAGACTGGGATCATGGACGCCGAGCACGAGGAAGCGGTCGGAGAGCTCACCCGGGCCGTGCTGACCATCTCGGACCACCTCTGGAAGGCCTTCGCGGAGACGGACGAGATCAGGCTGTCCGGCTTGTCGAGCGAGGTCATCCGCGTGGTCGTGGAATCCCCCGGCGTGACTCTGATCCAGATCGCCGAGCGGCTGGGCAAGTTCCCCAGCAACGTCAGCACCGCCCTCCGCGACCTCACCGCACGAGGCCTGGTCGAGCGGGTCAGGGACGACGCCGATCGGCGTGTGACGCGGCTCTACCCGTCCACCACGGCGCTGCACGGCGTCCGAACCGTCTACGCCTCCTGGAACCGGCTCCTCGCCGAGGCCGTCGACACGCTCACAGACGCGGAGACCCACAAGCTCCTGGACGCCGTGCCCGCGCTGATGAAGATCCAGCAGCACCTCGGCTCCGCAGGGCAGCGCTGAGCGAGGGTCCTCCGAGGTCGGCGTGCGCCGGGTCGGCCACGATCGGGCCGACAGCAGCGCGTCGATCTCAGCCAGCACCGCCTCCCTCCGCGATGCGAGAGAGGGATGCTGAGTCGCGCCGCGCACCGCCTCGCTCTGCATGACCGCTCTCACCCGCATGAGGATCTCGGTACCCGTCGAGCCTGCCGCGACCGCATCCGCAAGCTGCAGCGCGATGTCCTCGCGGCCCTCGCTCGTGAGCTCCACCTCGAGTCGGCGCACGCGCGCGAAGAGGTCATCGGGCTCGGACGTCTCCCAACCCCGTTCCGATGTGCTCGACCGCCTGGGACGGTCACTACAGTCTGACCGTAATGAGTTGGCTCGCCCGTTACCGAACCTGTTAGCTTCGGCGCGATCTCCCTCGAATCCGCGGGCGAGGAACAGCACGAACGGGAGCTCGCATGCGTCGAGGACAGTCGAACGAGCCGGTGGAGAAGTCTCGGCGCCCGAGGATGGGCTGGGCGGCTCTCCCCGTGGCGATCGGGCTCCTCGTGGCCGTTCCCGCTGCTCCGAGCTTCGCGGTCACCACCACGGTGACCACCTTCACCGAACTCACGGCGGCCCTCAGTACTTGCGGACCGGTCCCGAACACCATCGTCTTGGGCGCCGACATCTCCAACGACCAGAGACAGCTGCCGGTATCGTGCAACACGACTCTGGACCTGAGTACGCATGATCTCTCGGTACGAGCGCTCGGGATCGCCGAAGGCGTGGAGCTGTCGGTGACGGGGCCGACGGATGGCAGCGGCGGTACCCTCACTGCCGATTCTCGCGGCACCACCCGCGCAGGCATCGATACGACAGGGGCCACCCTCACGGTTCGCGGAGGAACGGTGACTGCCTACGGTGGCAACCTCAGCGCGGGCATCGGCGGCGCTGTGGGCATCGGTCGCGACGGGGGTACCTTGAA encodes:
- a CDS encoding MarR family winged helix-turn-helix transcriptional regulator, giving the protein MDAEHEEAVGELTRAVLTISDHLWKAFAETDEIRLSGLSSEVIRVVVESPGVTLIQIAERLGKFPSNVSTALRDLTARGLVERVRDDADRRVTRLYPSTTALHGVRTVYASWNRLLAEAVDTLTDAETHKLLDAVPALMKIQQHLGSAGQR
- a CDS encoding DUF4232 domain-containing protein, with product MFSIKAHPVRSGIIGAAGAAMLVAAVGIGAGVANAGTLPACEASQLTVSIVGQQAGMSHRELTYEVTNTSDQACLVHGAPTAVTQTDGAATSTTTGDNYFGKNGPEQMIRLDPGQSATGEIAWTIPPTAPGTTPYSLSVDLPDVGTLETGYHDSTGALDGAYTVTDLQPAQ